One Intestinibacillus sp. Marseille-P6563 DNA segment encodes these proteins:
- a CDS encoding MgtC/SapB family protein, whose product MTLTTYLNSQFSIAQNLDFFLRILLACLCGAGIGFERSRRLKEAGIRTHVIVCCAAALLMIVSKYGFADLTSATGEVFAGTRGADPARVAAQVVSGISFLGAGVIFKHGNTIKGLTTAAGIWATAVIGLAIGSGMVVVGIFTTIVVAVLQIFMHRLVPHAEPSQTSHVQFTVTGSGEFPTRFADFLSEHRVQIVQSNVSRQEDGSALFDVTLRAPHDVTMRGMKYLLESKEVSSINCLPVNG is encoded by the coding sequence ATGACTTTGACGACGTATTTAAACAGCCAATTTTCCATCGCGCAAAACCTGGACTTTTTTCTGCGCATCCTGCTGGCCTGTCTGTGCGGCGCGGGCATCGGCTTTGAGCGCAGCCGCCGCCTGAAAGAAGCCGGCATCCGCACCCATGTGATCGTCTGCTGCGCCGCGGCGCTGCTGATGATCGTGTCCAAATACGGCTTTGCCGACCTGACCAGCGCGACCGGCGAAGTCTTTGCCGGCACCCGCGGCGCCGACCCGGCGCGCGTGGCCGCCCAGGTCGTCAGCGGCATCAGCTTCCTGGGCGCGGGCGTCATCTTCAAGCACGGCAACACCATCAAGGGCCTGACCACGGCGGCCGGCATCTGGGCCACGGCGGTCATCGGCCTTGCCATCGGTTCGGGCATGGTCGTGGTCGGCATCTTTACCACCATCGTGGTCGCGGTGCTGCAAATCTTTATGCACCGTCTGGTGCCCCATGCCGAGCCCAGCCAGACCAGCCATGTGCAGTTTACCGTGACCGGCAGCGGCGAATTTCCCACCCGGTTTGCCGATTTCCTGTCTGAGCACCGGGTGCAGATCGTGCAAAGCAATGTCTCCCGGCAGGAGGACGGCAGCGCCCTGTTTGATGTGACGCTGCGCGCCCCGCACGACGTGACCATGCGCGGCATGAAATATCTGCTCGAATCCAAAGAGGTGAGCAGCATCAACTGCCTGCCGGTGAATGGATAA
- a CDS encoding LysR family transcriptional regulator, with translation MLDPKIDSLLQVYECGSFMAAAKKLSVTQPTVSHHVKALEEELHVSIFDRHSGKVIVTREGEEVIKCAKKMKGLYQSLRQDLRDSKAMVSHLTVGVTHTAESNPIAEALANYGAQNDHVMIKMITGTIKKLYSKLKTYEIDLAIVEGRIADPSIRYLLLDTDYLVLAVSVNHPYARRGMITLGELKKERMILRLPNSGTRNLFVAHLESNNMSLSEFNVILELDNIATIKDLIRRDLGVSILPKSVCLDELKKKKIAVLPVENLSMVREINVAYPQDFPQMDMLHDIVKSYRETLRHYQ, from the coding sequence ATGCTCGATCCCAAGATTGACTCTCTGTTGCAGGTTTATGAGTGCGGCAGCTTCATGGCAGCCGCCAAAAAGCTGTCGGTCACCCAGCCGACCGTCAGCCATCATGTTAAGGCGCTGGAAGAAGAATTGCACGTTTCCATCTTCGACCGGCACAGCGGCAAGGTGATCGTCACGCGCGAAGGCGAAGAAGTCATCAAATGCGCCAAGAAAATGAAAGGTCTGTATCAAAGTTTGCGGCAGGACCTGCGGGACAGCAAAGCCATGGTGTCCCACCTGACCGTGGGGGTCACGCACACGGCCGAAAGCAATCCCATCGCCGAAGCGCTGGCGAACTATGGCGCACAGAACGATCACGTTATGATTAAAATGATCACAGGCACGATAAAGAAACTTTATAGCAAACTGAAAACGTACGAAATCGACCTGGCCATTGTCGAGGGCCGCATCGCCGACCCGAGCATCCGCTATCTGCTGCTGGACACCGATTATCTGGTGCTGGCCGTGTCGGTCAACCACCCGTATGCCCGGCGCGGGATGATCACCCTCGGGGAGCTGAAAAAAGAGCGCATGATTTTGCGCCTGCCCAATTCGGGCACGCGCAATCTGTTTGTCGCCCATCTGGAAAGCAACAACATGAGTTTGAGCGAATTTAACGTGATTTTGGAGCTGGACAACATCGCCACCATCAAAGACCTTATCCGCCGCGACTTGGGCGTGTCCATCCTGCCCAAGAGCGTGTGCCTGGACGAACTAAAAAAGAAAAAAATCGCCGTGCTGCCGGTCGAAAACCTCAGCATGGTGCGCGAAATCAATGTGGCATATCCGCAGGACTTCCCCCAGATGGACATGCTGCACGACATCGTCAAATCCTACCGCGAAACGCTGCGCCATTACCAATGA
- a CDS encoding DDE-type integrase/transposase/recombinase — protein LYLSMIRDLYDNSIVAYKTGTEQTVNLVLDTIRLAMKQEKKRAAAELQLHSDQGAQYASQAYFELTQTYGITPSMSRRGNPYDNAMAENFFSILKTECIYRHKPATFSQANEMIDRYIYFYNHERIQLKTGEAPLTRRLSA, from the coding sequence CTGTACCTGTCCATGATCCGGGATCTCTATGACAACAGTATTGTGGCTTACAAAACCGGAACGGAACAAACGGTGAATCTGGTTCTGGACACCATTCGTCTGGCAATGAAGCAAGAGAAAAAGAGGGCCGCTGCAGAGTTGCAGCTCCACAGCGACCAGGGTGCTCAGTACGCCTCACAAGCATATTTTGAGCTAACTCAAACATACGGCATTACGCCGTCTATGTCAAGACGTGGAAATCCTTATGACAACGCTATGGCGGAAAATTTCTTTTCTATCCTCAAAACAGAGTGCATCTACCGCCACAAACCGGCTACCTTCTCGCAAGCCAATGAAATGATTGACCGCTACATCTACTTTTACAACCATGAGCGCATCCAGCTAAAGACTGGAGAAGCGCCGCTTACGCGACGCCTCTCCGCTTAA